A window of the Vespa velutina chromosome 7, iVesVel2.1, whole genome shotgun sequence genome harbors these coding sequences:
- the LOC124950702 gene encoding RNA 3'-terminal phosphate cyclase-like isoform X1, with amino-acid sequence MAPHIEYLTEVIRPILNKFGADFDFVILRRVYYPEGTGTVHLCITPIRNLNSVNITDLGILCEISGWAYVTGDTSIHVSILNLPKNTDKHMDLVLSEF; translated from the exons ATGGCACCACATATAGAATATCTTACAGAAGTAATTAGGCccatattgaataaatttggAGCAGATTttgattttgttattttaagaag GGTTTATTATCCAGAAGGAACAGGTACAGTGCATTTATGTATAACACCAATAAGAAACTTGAATTCAGTTAACATAACTGATCTTGGTATACTTTGTGAAATATCAGGCTGGGCTTATGTAACTGGAGATACAAGTATACATGTATCAATATTGAATCTTCCAAAGAACACAGACAAACATATGGATCTGGTATTAAGTGAgttttaa
- the LOC124950699 gene encoding GDP-Man:Man(3)GlcNAc(2)-PP-Dol alpha-1,2-mannosyltransferase-like isoform X1, translated as MNIYSLLTPIILIMNMTLIIIVCTLLFVLLTLPMLLIYWRRIYAKERTNRKRKGTVVAFFHPYCNAGGGGERVLWAVIKAVQSKYPNIHIVIYTGDLDADPEQILNKSQKSFNIKIQSNIKFIYLHKRKWVEAQIYPYFTLLGQSLGSIWLGIEALNNLVPDIYIDTMGYAFTYPLFRYIGGCKVASYTHYPTISTDMLRHVYKRVISHNNRRIIARNPFLSAAKIAYYRLFALLYGLAGRTAEIVMVNSSWTEEHINAIWKCPLRTHRIYPPTNVQHLTSLPLFDDTKEDSQIRIVSIAQFRPEKNHPLMLRTMYELRSIVKEEVWEKIRLVFIGSCRDEGDEVRVKDMQDLSKHFALDENVEFKLNIPYSELVSELQKASIGLHAMWNEHFGISIVECMAIGLIMIAHDSGGPRADIIETQPGSQTGFLAEEAEEYAKIIAHIINMHPEDKKTIRLAARASVSRFSSELFELEVLRAIEPFFRQKQD; from the exons atgaatatttattctttatt aacacctataatattaataatgaacatgacattaataataattgtctgtacacttttattcgttttacttACATTAccaatgttattaatatattggaGAAGAATATATGCAAAAGAACGTACAAAtaggaaacgaaaaggaacTGTTGTTGCATTTTTCCACCCATATTGTAATGCAGGTGGCGGAGGTGAAAGAGTGCTCTGGGCAGTTATTAAAGCTGTACAATctaa aTATCCAAATATACACATAGTTATTTATACTGGAGACTTGGATGCTGATCCTGAacagattttaaataaatcacaaaaatcatttaatataaaaattcaatcgaatattaaatttatatatcttcataAACGTAAATGGGTAGAAGCACAAATTTATCCTTATTTCACACTTTTGGGTCAAAGTTTAGGATCTATATGGTTGGGTATTGAGGcattaaataatttagtaCCAG atatttatattgatacaATGGGTTATGCTTTTACATATccattatttagatatataggAGGTTGTAAAGTTGCATCGTACACCCATTATCCTACAATTTCAACGGATATGTTGAGACATGTTTACAAACGTGTAATATCACATAATAATCGTCGTATAATCGCAAGAAATCCATTTTTATCAGCTGCGAAAATTGcttattatagattatttgCATTg TTATATGGACTTGCTGGTAGGACAGCAGAGATTGTAATGGTGAATTCTTCCTGGACAGAAGAACATATTAATGCCATTTGGAAATGCCCTTTGCGGACTCACAGAATCTATCCACCAACAAATGTACAGCATTTAACATCTCTTCCACTTTTTGATGATACCAAAGAAGACAGTCAAATTCGAATAGTATCTATTGCACAATTTAGGCCAGAAAAAAATCATCCTCTCATGTTGAGAACAATGTATGAATTAAGATCGATAGTTAAAGAGGAAGTATGGGAAAAG ATACGCTTGGTATTCATTGGATCTTGTAGAGATGAAGGAGATGAAGTACGTGTAAAAGACATGCAAGACTTATCTAAACATTTTGCTTTGGATGAAAATgttgaatttaaattgaatatacCTTATTCTGAACTTGTATCAGAACTACAAAAAGCATCAATAGGATTGCATGCTATGTGGAACGAACATTTTGGTATCAGTATAGTAGAATGCATGGCTATTGGATTAATTATGATAGCTCATGATTCTGGTGGACCAAg AGCAGATATAATAGAAACGCAGCCTGGTAGTCAAACTGGTTTTTTAgcagaagaagcagaagaataTGCGAAAATAATAgcacatattataaatatgcatCCTGAAGATAAAAAGACTATTAGACTAGCTGCAAG AGCATCTGTTAGTCGATTTTCTAGTGAATTATTCGAATTAGAAGTTTTACGAGCTATAGAACCATTTTTTAGACAAAAAcaagattaa
- the LOC124950699 gene encoding GDP-Man:Man(3)GlcNAc(2)-PP-Dol alpha-1,2-mannosyltransferase-like isoform X2, which translates to MQKNVQIGNEKELLLHFSTHIVMQVAEVKECSGQLLKLYPNIHIVIYTGDLDADPEQILNKSQKSFNIKIQSNIKFIYLHKRKWVEAQIYPYFTLLGQSLGSIWLGIEALNNLVPDIYIDTMGYAFTYPLFRYIGGCKVASYTHYPTISTDMLRHVYKRVISHNNRRIIARNPFLSAAKIAYYRLFALLYGLAGRTAEIVMVNSSWTEEHINAIWKCPLRTHRIYPPTNVQHLTSLPLFDDTKEDSQIRIVSIAQFRPEKNHPLMLRTMYELRSIVKEEVWEKIRLVFIGSCRDEGDEVRVKDMQDLSKHFALDENVEFKLNIPYSELVSELQKASIGLHAMWNEHFGISIVECMAIGLIMIAHDSGGPRADIIETQPGSQTGFLAEEAEEYAKIIAHIINMHPEDKKTIRLAARASVSRFSSELFELEVLRAIEPFFRQKQD; encoded by the exons ATGCAAAAGAACGTACAAAtaggaaacgaaaaggaacTGTTGTTGCATTTTTCCACCCATATTGTAATGCAGGTGGCGGAGGTGAAAGAGTGCTCTGGGCAGTTATTAAAGCT aTATCCAAATATACACATAGTTATTTATACTGGAGACTTGGATGCTGATCCTGAacagattttaaataaatcacaaaaatcatttaatataaaaattcaatcgaatattaaatttatatatcttcataAACGTAAATGGGTAGAAGCACAAATTTATCCTTATTTCACACTTTTGGGTCAAAGTTTAGGATCTATATGGTTGGGTATTGAGGcattaaataatttagtaCCAG atatttatattgatacaATGGGTTATGCTTTTACATATccattatttagatatataggAGGTTGTAAAGTTGCATCGTACACCCATTATCCTACAATTTCAACGGATATGTTGAGACATGTTTACAAACGTGTAATATCACATAATAATCGTCGTATAATCGCAAGAAATCCATTTTTATCAGCTGCGAAAATTGcttattatagattatttgCATTg TTATATGGACTTGCTGGTAGGACAGCAGAGATTGTAATGGTGAATTCTTCCTGGACAGAAGAACATATTAATGCCATTTGGAAATGCCCTTTGCGGACTCACAGAATCTATCCACCAACAAATGTACAGCATTTAACATCTCTTCCACTTTTTGATGATACCAAAGAAGACAGTCAAATTCGAATAGTATCTATTGCACAATTTAGGCCAGAAAAAAATCATCCTCTCATGTTGAGAACAATGTATGAATTAAGATCGATAGTTAAAGAGGAAGTATGGGAAAAG ATACGCTTGGTATTCATTGGATCTTGTAGAGATGAAGGAGATGAAGTACGTGTAAAAGACATGCAAGACTTATCTAAACATTTTGCTTTGGATGAAAATgttgaatttaaattgaatatacCTTATTCTGAACTTGTATCAGAACTACAAAAAGCATCAATAGGATTGCATGCTATGTGGAACGAACATTTTGGTATCAGTATAGTAGAATGCATGGCTATTGGATTAATTATGATAGCTCATGATTCTGGTGGACCAAg AGCAGATATAATAGAAACGCAGCCTGGTAGTCAAACTGGTTTTTTAgcagaagaagcagaagaataTGCGAAAATAATAgcacatattataaatatgcatCCTGAAGATAAAAAGACTATTAGACTAGCTGCAAG AGCATCTGTTAGTCGATTTTCTAGTGAATTATTCGAATTAGAAGTTTTACGAGCTATAGAACCATTTTTTAGACAAAAAcaagattaa
- the LOC124950702 gene encoding RNA 3'-terminal phosphate cyclase-like isoform X2, producing the protein MAPHIEYLTEVIRPILNKFGADFDFVILRRVYYPEGTGTVHLCITPIRNLNSVNITDLGILCEISGWAYVTGDTSIHVSILNLPKNTDKHMDLVLI; encoded by the exons ATGGCACCACATATAGAATATCTTACAGAAGTAATTAGGCccatattgaataaatttggAGCAGATTttgattttgttattttaagaag GGTTTATTATCCAGAAGGAACAGGTACAGTGCATTTATGTATAACACCAATAAGAAACTTGAATTCAGTTAACATAACTGATCTTGGTATACTTTGTGAAATATCAGGCTGGGCTTATGTAACTGGAGATACAAGTATACATGTATCAATATTGAATCTTCCAAAGAACACAGACAAACATATGGATCTGGTATTAA TATAG